The region TTTGAACAAATCAATGGCCTCTTGGGCTCTTTATTCTTTTTTGACATCTTTTTCGGCAGCATGGAAGGTACAAATATGCCCTTTATAGTTGCATGGCTGATCGTTGGAGGACTTTTTCTTACTTTTCGTTTTGGCTTTATTAATGCACGTATGTTCGGTCATGCCTTTAAGATCATCACTGGCAAATATAAGACCGCTGACGACGTAGGAGAGATCACTCCTTTCCAGTCTTTGACAACCGCCCTATCCGCCACAGTTGGACTTGGGAATATTGCAGGGGTTGCCATTGCCATTGCGGTAGGAGGTCCTGGAGCTACATTCTGGATGATCTTGGCAGGCTTCTTTGGCATGACACTCAAATTTACAGAAGTGACCCTTGCACAGATCTATAGGGAGAGAAGACCTGATGGACGTATCATGGGTGGAGCGATGCAGTATCTTTCCATAGGGCTGGCCTCTAAAGGCTATATCAAACTGGGAAAAGTACTCGCTGTGATGTTTGCTGTGCTTGCTATAGGAGGCAGTTTGGGTGCAGGGAATGCTTTCCAAACTTCACAAGCCATGGGTGCACTCTCAGAACGTATCCCTTTCTTTCAAGAGTATCCGATCGTTTTTGGTCTTATCTTGGCCACACTTGTAGGATTTGTCATTATCGGAGGGATTAAACGGATCGCAAGTACCGCAGAGAAGATCGTTCCTACAATGGTATTTATCTATTTGGCCGCATCCTTATGGATACTCCTCACAAACGCTTCTCAAGTGCCTGGTGCTATCTCAACCATCTTTCATGAAGCCTTTGCTCCTACTGCCGCTGCAGGTGGCCTTATAGGTGTTCTTGTACAAGGTTTTAAACGTGCTGCCTTCTCAAGTGAAGCGGGTATAGGTTCAGCTGCCATTGTACACTCTACTGCCTCAGTCAAATACCCTGTCAGACAGGGGATGGTAGCGCTTTATGAACCCTTTATAGATACCATCGTTATCTGTAGTATGACAGCGCTTGTGATCGTCACTACAGGGGTCTATGACCCTAGTGGCGAGTTTGCGAACCTTGTCGCTTCAAAACAGGGTGCGGCGCTTACAGCAGCAGCCTATGGAACGGTGATTTCATGGTTCCCTGTTATCTTGTCATTTTCCATTGTACTTTTTGCTTTTTCCACGATGATATCATGGTCTTATTATGGCGAGCGTTCTTGGACTTACCTCTTTGGAGAAAAATATACTTTATTGTATAAACTGATCTTTGTTTCATTTACCGTCATCTCATCAGTCACCAGCGCTTCCACGCTGTTAGAATTCTCCGATCTTCTCATCTTGGGGATGGCCTTGCCAAACCTTATAGGACTCTATATGCTGCAAGGTGTTGTTCACTCAAACCTCAAAGCGTATCTTAAAAAATGGAAAAGTGGTGAGTTAGACAGAGAGTGTATAGAAAAAGGGGTGTGCAAAACTGAGTAATATTCGACCGGGTATCTCACCTGTCAAATATTTTAGAAGCAAGGAGGGTGATTACACCATCTCCACACCCTTTTCACCATGTGCAAGTGCACCGATGACATAACCGTCTGTATTTGCAAGTACGGCATCTACATTTTCAGGTTCTACAACCCATACCATTCCTACACCCATATTAAAGGCTCTGTACATCTCTTCTTCTTCAACATACTTGCTCATGAATTCAAAGATAGGCAATACTTTTATGGCATCTTTGTTTACAATAGCTCTCATACCCTCAGGAAGGACTCTAGGAAGGTTTTCTACAATCCCTCCTCCTGTGATGTGGGCCAAGGCTTTCACATAGTGTTTATTGGCTTTATACTCTTTTACATAGATACGTGTCGGTTCGAGCAGGGTCTCTACAAGCGGTTTGCCTTCAAACTCTGTCTCAAGACTCATACCCAACTTGTCAAAGAGAAGTTTTCTCACCAATGAATACCCGTTTGAATGTACTCCAGAGCTTGGCATAGCAATAAGGACCTGCCCCTCTTTCACATTGGCAACCGTATCCATCTCTGAACGTTCTGCTATACCTACTGCAAATCCTGCAAGGTCAAAGTCATCATCTGAATACATGCCAGGCATTTCAGCTGTTTCACCCCCTACAAGCGCACATTCAGATCTGCGACAACCCTCTGCGATACCAGCAACCACATCTTTTGCATTCTCAGGAAGCAATTTACCCGTTGCATAGTAGTCTAGGAAGAACATCGGTGTACCGTTGTTACAGATAAGATCATTGACACACATAGCTACAAGGTCGATACCTACGGTATCAAGTTTACCGCTCTCTATGGCGATACGAAGCTTCGTACCCACGCCATCTGTTGCAGAAAGTATGACTGGCTCTTTATAACCTGTCGGAAGTGCATAGGCACCTGCAAATGAACCGATACCGCCGATGACATTTTTATCAAAAGTAGATTTTACATCGCTCTTGATCGCTTCTACAAACTCATTACCCGCATCGATATCGACACCGGCATCTTTATATGATATATTTGACATTAGTTGTTGTCCTTTTCATTGGTTTCTTCACATTTACACGCAGGGAAAATCTTTTTAAGCATAATGAGCCCTGGACAGAAGCCTGTCAATCCTGCGATAACAAGCGTGACCATCATGGCAAATTGCAAAATAAATGCAGCTGCATACATGCCAGAACCTGCCAAACCCATAACAAAGCCCAGTATACTAGCCTGTATTAAACGTTGTATCTTTTCAGCACACATTTAAAGATCCTTATGAGAAATTGGGCGTATTATATCTAATTTTAGCTGTTTAACTTCCCTTACCATTAAGGAGAACGCTTTTAGAGCAAAGCCCTAAAAACTACGTTAACACTGTGTCCTCTTCAGCAGATGGCTCAAACAACCAGTTGTGTTAAGAACGAAGTTTTCGTCCTAGCTTTTCTTCAACAGAACCTACTTTGTTACCCAGTCTACCCACTGGACCATCACGCCAATCAATCTTTATAGAGCTATAGACACGACCGCAATCTTTTTGGAGTTCTTCATAGGCATTGTTGATCACAGCCAAAACTTCTTCTACGGTTTCACCTTCTATGATCGTACCCATAGGTGTAAGCTGGTACGCCAATCCGCTTTTATCTACAATGTCTAAGACTCTTGCTACAAAGGCACTTTTACTTTGGGTTTTTTCCGTTGGGAACATACTGAATTCTACTAATGCTGACATGATCATCCTTATTCTTTAATTTATTTTTGATGTTATAACAGATTATAGGTTATAATCCAGCATAGTTCGGGTTAAAGGATGAAAATGGCGGATATGATTGTTGTAGGTGCGGGGGCAGCAGGGCTCGTCGCTGCTATCACTGCTGCAAGAACAGGGCAGAAGGTACTATTACTGGAACAAAACAGCAAAATCGGCAAAAAAATACTTGTTTCTGGTAACGGAAAATGTAACATAGACAACAAATACATCGCCTTACATCGCTTTCATGGAGAAAATCCTGATTTTATAGACGCAATATTAAAAGGATATGACTTTGACGTAGTAGAAAAGTTTTTCACATCCATAGGACTTGAGCTCATCGAAGGAAAAGAAGGCAAAATGTTTCCTATGTCATTGCAAGCCAGTTCCGTGGTTGAAATGCTTGAGTATGAAGCCAAAAGGGCAGGCGTACAGATACTATGTGACTGTGGAGTCACATCCTTAAGTAAAGAAGGTGATACTTTTACTCTAGAAACATCTCAAGGAATCAAGCGTTGCAAAAAACTCCTTTTGGCATCAGGTTCACCTGCCGCACCACAACTTGGGGGTTCGAACTCCGGATATGCCTTTGCCACAAAGATGGGACATAGTCTCATACCGCGTCACCCTTCTCTCGTCCAACTCTGTTCAGATGAAACATGGGTGAAAGCCTGTGCAGGAGTGAAAGTGTCCGGAGTGGCACAACTCTATGCCAACGGTGAGTACATCACAGAGAAAAAGGGTGACCTGCTTTTCACAAACTATGGAATCAGCGGATTGGCCATCCTGGATCTTAGCCGGGAGGTCAGTACAAGACTGGCAAATTATGACTATTGTGAACTCAACTTGGATCTCATGCCAGAACTTAGCAAAGAAAAACTCACCAACTTACTGCTAGGTCGCATAAAAGAGGGAAGTGAAAAACCTATAGAGATATGGCTTCACGGTGTCATAAACAAAAAACTCATCTCAATCATTTTAGAACAGTCGAAGTGTAAAGCCAAACAAGAAAATGACTTAAACAGAAAAGAGATAGGCAAACTTGTCTACGCTATCAAAAACCTCAAACTTTCCATCAACGATACCAAAGGGTTCAAAGGTGCAGAAGTCGCCACAGGCGGTGTCAACACCACTGAAATAAACCCGCAAACGATGGAATCAAAACTCGTACCCAATCTTTACTTTGCAGGAGAAATACTCGATGTCGATGGAGACAGGGGAGGATTTAACTTTCACTTCGCCTGGATAAGCGGATTACGGATAGGAAATAATCTATAAAATTATTTTCAAAATATAGTGAAAGATTCATGGTCGTTTAGTTTGTTATAGATATGCTTGAATGGGGTAAGGAAAGTGAAGAAGCTTACGCTAAAGTATATGACCAAACGGAACGAAGCCGTTCAGTCAGAGATGGAGTGAAATATACCCCACTTACGCTTTAGCGACAGGGGTATCGGCATTTAGTGCCAGAAAAGAACTATTTAGCGTTCTTTTTGTCTCTTGCCATTCTCTTTCGGATATTCTCATCCAAATATTTCTTTCTGATTCTGATCGAGATAGGAGTAATTTCGATAAGTTCATCATCTTCTATCCATTCCATTGCGCTTTCAAGGGTAATAGGTCTTGGTGGTACAAGCTTGATGGCATCATCAGCACCCGAAGTTCTCATGTTTGTAAGCTGCTTTCCTTTAAGCGGGTTCACATCCAAGTCACCCGGTCTTGCAGATTCCCCGATAACCATACCCGAGTATACTTTGTCTTGTGGTTTAATGAACATCACACCTCTAGCCTGAAGGTTAAAGATAGAGAAGGCTACGGCTTCACCGTTATCCATAGAAACCAATGCACCCGGTGTTCTACTAACAACAGTTCCAGAATAAGGTCTGTACTCTAAGTAAGAGTGGTTCATGATACCTTCACCCTTAGTGTCTGTCAAAAATTCATTTCTAAATCCGATAAGTCCACGTGCAGGAATTTCAAATTCAAGTCTTACAGTACCGTCTGGCATAGGTGTGAGTGAAGTCATCTCAGCTTTTCTTTTTCCGAGTTTTTCAATGGCAACCCCCTGAAACTCTTCCGGAACATCTACAACCAAGTGTTCGAATGGCTCCATTCTTACACCGTTTTCTTCTTTCACAACAACTTCAGGACGTGCAAGAAGGAATTCAAACCCTTCTCTTCTCATATTTTCAGCCAAAATACCGATCTGTAGTTCCCCACGGCCTGATACTTTGAATGCTGCTTCACCTGTAGGCTCCATACGCATAGCAATGTTTGTTTCCATCTCTTTTTCAAGTCTTTCACGGATCTTGTTAGAGGTGACGTGTTTACCTTCTGTACCTGCCAAAGGACCGTCATTGACCGACATGATAACTGAAAGTGTAGGCTCTTCAACATGCATAGGGTCTAGTGCTACCGGATTTACAGGATCACAGATAGAGTCACCCACATCAATGTCAGCAAACCCTGCGATCGCTACAATATCACCTGCTTCAGCTTCTTGGATCTCGATACGATCAAGTCCTTTAAATCCGATAAGTTTAGAAACTCTAGATTTTGATTTAGAACCATCTGCTTTAACGAGAAGATACTCATCCCCTTTTTTCACTTTCCCGTTAAAGATACGTGTAATACCTATACGTCCAACAAAATTGTCTGAATCAAGGGTAAATACCTGTGCCTGTGTATCGTTGTCCGGTGAACCCTGTGGATATGGTACTTTTTCTAAAATCGCTTCGAAAAGTGGTGTCATGTCTTTGTTTTCATCTTCCATTTCCCATTTTGCATAACCATCTCTTGCTGCTGCATAAAGGACTGGGAATTCTAATTGTTCTTCATTTGCATCCAGCGCAACCAGAAGGTCGAACATTTCGTCAAGTACTCTTTCCGGATCTGCTCCATCTTTGTCGATCTTGTTGATCACAACAACGGGAATAAGTCCAAGTTCAACCGCTTTTTTCAAAACGAATTTTGTTTGTGGCATCGCACCTTCTTGTGCATCAACTAGCATCAATACACCATCTACCATCTTAAGTACACGCTCAACTTCACCACCAAAGTCGGCGTGACCCGGGGTGTCAATAATGTTGATCTTGTGATCACCATAAGTAATAGCCGTGTTTTTAGAAAGAATCGTAATTCCTCTTTCTTTTTCGATATCATTAGAGTCCATTGCTCTTTCTTGCACCTCTTGGTGTGCAGCATATGTTCCTGATTGCTGAAGTAATTGATCCACAAGTGTAGTTTTACCGTGGTCAACGTGAGCGATAACCGCAATGTTTTTAATTTTTTGCATAAAATGTCCTGAAATAAGGCCTCTTGCCCTATGTAATTTTCGCGAATTATACCCAAAATTTACTATATAAGAGATTTTTATGTAAAAAATTACCTAAATCACTCTCTTAATATCTATCAAGACATCTATTTTACACTGATGTATTATAGTGAAAACCCGTACATTTCATGATACGTTTTCATCGCATAACGGTCCGTCATTGCTGCAATATAATCTGCAATGACCCGTTCTTTTGTACGTACTTCAAAAAGCTCTTTTTGATAGGGAGGAAGTAGATCTGTATCTTCTGTAAATGCTTTATAGAGTCCTTGAATACACTGTTTCCCTGCGTGCATTTTACGTACAATTTTTTGATGTCTGTAAAGTTTCTGATGTAGCAGTTTTTTGAGTTTTTTAAGCTGTATTCCTGTCTCTTTTGAAAATCCTACAGGTAATTTCTCTTGTGCATCGATGGTCACACAAATAGGTGTTTCTTCTCGATATTTTTTTGCACCATCCTTTGAATTATCTATAAAATCCTCTACAAGCAGCTTAATAAGCCCTGCTACAAAACGGTGTCTATAGAGTTTTTCTTCTCGTGTAACGCCCTCATTTTGTACCACTTCATCCACTCTTAAACAAAGCTCATCTTTTAACAGATCATCAAAAGTAATGAGTCCGTATTTGATACCGTCATCTATGTCGTGTGAGGTGTAGGCTATCTCATCTGCATGATCCACTACCATCGCTTCAAGTGAAGGATGTTTTTCTAAATCAAAATGGGGATCTAATCCGTCTAAAAAAGGTTTTTTATAAGGATAGGAGTGTTTAAGTACCCCTTCGAGCGTAGCAAACGTGAGATTAAGCCCATCAAACTCTTTATAACGTTTTTCCAGTTTGGTCAAAACCCTGAACGACTGAAAATTATGTTCAAAGCCCAATGGTCTGCCATCTGCCTTGAGAAGTTTATCTAACTCGTCTCCACCCACATGCCCAAACGGTGTATGTCCCAGATCATGTGAAAGTGCAATCACTTCTGCAAGGGTCTCATTGAGCTCCAACATACGTGAAAGTGTTCTGGCTATCTGACTTACTTCAAGTGAATGGGTTAATCGTGTACGAAAATAGTCACCCTCATGGTTCAAAAAAACCTGTGTTTTATACTCTAACCGTCTAAAAGAGCTGCAGTGGACTACTCTATCTCTGTCTCTTGCATAAGGGTCTCTAAAATCTTTTTCGAAACTAAAAAATCGTTCATCGGGTCTCACAGCTTAATCCTTATATTGCTCTAAATTTATAGTGATATAATTGTATCTAAATTATGATGGAGTGAGCCCATGGAAACAATGGAAATGTATCACATAGAGTATGAAAAACCTAAAGTTACACTTTTGCAACAATCTGGCCTTGGTGTTGCAGAGATAGCTGCAAGAACATGCTATGATAGTTTTGAAAACAGTGAAAATGCATGTGTAAAGCATGCAATGGACGATTTAGATACGGATGCCATCAATAATATCGAGGATTCAGATCTGCTTTCAAACCTTGCGTGGGTACATCACCATCACTCCATTATCGAACATGCGTCTTTAAGCTTTTTGATACAGGGAACTTCACGAGGTGTGCTTCAGGAACATGCAAGACACAGACTTCAAGCTATTTCTGTGAGAAGTACACGTTACACCATGTCAAGCGTTATCAATGCTTTTGTAGCTTCAATTGAGGCAGAAGACGGTTTTGCCTTCTTTTTTGAAACACTTCTCACTTTAAACCTCTTCGTCATTACAGACAAAGCGTATTTAAATATTGAGATCAGAGCGATCTATGATAAATTATATTTTCAATATCAAAGAGACAGTGATTTCATACAGACTGCCGTAGCAAAATCTTCTATACCTTTCATAGAAGAAAACAAAGACAATGCTGAAGCACTCTTTAAAGCATTGGAAAACGGAAAGAAAAAAAGAAATGTGGGAGATGGATTTAAACACATTGTCTCAGATAACTGGAAAGTAGATATGGTGGTCACATTTAATATCAGAAGTCTTAAAAACTATTTTGACCTTAGAGATTCCGGTGCAGCATGGTTCCAGATACAATGGCTGGCTGAAGCAATGAAAGAAGTCACCCCTTTAAAATACTTGAAACTCATAGATAAAAATTATAAACAAAAATCATAGATGCAATATGGTCATCTATTTCAAAAGTATAATTATAGAAAATAAATTGACATTATCTATGATAATATGATATACATTTATGATATACTTTAACAGTGTATATATCTCATACAAGGAGTAGTAAATGAAAAAATTCAATCTTTCATTAGTAGCGTTTTTGACAATGAGTGCATTCGCAACAGCGGGTGGAGATATCGCAATAGTAGAACCAGTAGTAGAAACTCCAATGGTAGAGGAGTCTACAGGCTCATTTTATACAGGTCTAGGTTATGCTTATATGAATATAGATCCTGATAATAGTCCTGAGGCAAATGGAGACGCAGTACTTTTACTGGCAGGATATAACTTTAACCAATATATCGGTGTAGAAGGTAGGTATTCTGGACTTACAGATTGCCTTGAAAATGCCGCCATTTATCTTAAACCTATGTATCCAATGAACGGAATTACACTTTATGGATTGCTTGGATACGGGCAAGTAGATTATGATGGTGGACAAAGCTTATCTGAATCTGGTTTTCAGTGGGGTCTAGGTGCAAACTATGAAGTGGTTGAGAATATAAGTGTATTCGTAGACTATACAAACCTCTATGATGACACAGGATTTGATGGTGCATTACCAAATCAAGATGTTCTGGCTGATTCTATCAATGTAGGATTTACCTATACATTCTAAAATGGAGCTAAGCCCTAGGTCTTAGCCCTCAATAAATTCTCACTTAATTCACTCTTTTCTACTACAATTAAAATTACACTAAATTTCACTATAATACGTTTTCATAATACTTTATATTTTAAATTTTGGAGCACTTTTTTGCGTTTTTTAACACTATTTATATTCTTACTATTGACACTAAATCCTCTTCATGCAGAAGCACTTTCAATTGACAATATCTCTGCACATATCCAAAAAGGACTCCAAACACGTATCAGTGGTCAAAATAAACCTATCATTCAAGATATTTATGCACAAACCGGTGATAAACCTTTATGGATCGGCAATCAAAACAAGACAAGAACAAGTCATTTGATACAAGCACTCAATGATCCTCTTTTTAACTATAAAAATAAATCCTTTGATCAAATATCTATCAAACATCTCTTTTATCAGCTTGACAATGGAGAGATCAGCCAAGCAAAACAAGCCTCTGCCTATGCAAAACTTGACCTTGTACTTACCAGTTCATTCGTACGTTTAGTCAGATTTATTGTTCAGGGTGATGTAGACTGGAACATGGTACAGGAAAAACTGAACAGCCTTGAACAAAGTGATGATATTACAGCCAGATGGGAAATGGAACCTAAACCATTTCCAGATCATGACGAACTTATCTCTGCTATAGAAAACGATACACTCTATGCGTATCTAACTTCTTTGCTTCCAATGGAAAAACGATATAGAAAACTCGTTACACTTTTAAATGATTATCGTAGGATGGATAAATTTCCAAAGATAAAATATAGTAAGAAAACTTTAAAACTAGGTGACAGATCAAGTCGTATTAAAGAGATAAAGAGACGCCTGCAGATCACTGGAGATTACCCTAAAAAAGCACCTATTGACAATAAGTTTGATCAAACGCTTAAAAGAGCTGTTATGACTTACCAAAAACGTTACCTTATCAAAGTGACCGGTATGGTTGACAGAACAACGACCTATTATCTTAATCTTCCTGCAAAAAATAATATACAGGCCATCATTACAAATTTGGACAAAACAAAACTCTATCCAAAACAATTTGAAGATGAGTATATTGAAGTGAATATCCCCGATTTTAATTTGCGATACTATAAAGAGGGTGAACAAATCATGAAAAAAGGTATTGTAGTAGGTCGCATAGACAGACCAACCCCTCTTTTCTCCAATGCGATACGCTATATGGTGCTCAACCCCACATGGACCATTACCGATAATCTGGTAAAACGGGATCTAATACCTGTGTTTAGAAAAGATCCTATGTATTTGGAAGAGAACAATATACATGCATTTAGAGGCAAAAAAGAGGTTGAGGTCACACCAGAGATGCTCGCCCCCTATGAAAAAAGTGAGGAAAAGGTGCCTTACCGTTTTGTACAGTTTCCGGGTGACAACAATGCCCTAGGAAGAGTGAAGTTCATGTTTCCCAACAAATACGATGTCTATCTGCATGATACAGATAATAAATCACTTCTCTCTCGACGTTATAAGATCTATAGTTCCGGATGTATGCGTCTGGAGAAACCTTTTGATCTTGTATCCTTGCTGCTTGAACACGTAAGAAAGAGTTATTCTCAAAATGAGATAGATGAAATACTTGAAAGCAATGAGCCAAAGATTATTGGACTCAGACAAACCGTACCTATACATATGCTTTATTTTACCGTGTATGAAGAAGATGGTTTGGCTTATTTTAAAAATGACATCTATCTGTATGATAAGATCATTGAAGAATCCGTGGTGGGAAATAAAAAGGCTACATTTACTGTACCTAAAAAGCGTATGATCTCTGTAAAAAAAAATGCACGGCCGCTTTCTAATTAGATTTTTTTCGTAATTTCACCCTTTGAAGATGTGTCAGTGCTATAGCCATAGCATCTGTGATATCCAAAGGTTTGATCTCCTTTTTGATACCGAACAATCTTTTTACCATAAAAGCAACTTGTTCTTTATCTGCTTTTCCATTTCCTGTAACTGCTTTTTTTACCTGTAATGGTGTATATTCATAGAAATAACCTACCTCTTGAAGTATCTTTAATGAAAGTGCTCCTCTAAACTGTGCAAGCTTTAAAACCGACTTGGGATTATAAGCAAAAAAGATATCTTCAATGGCCACTTCATCCACTTTATGTGCCTTTAAAATGACGTCTATACCCTCTACAAGCTCAACGATCTGTTCCTGTAGTTCTTTTGCTTTTATTTTGAGTAAACCTGCTTCAATAAGTGAAAACTTTTTTCCATCCCAATATATGATACAATACCCTAAATTACGGCTTCCGGGGTCTATTCCTAAAATATTCATTCACACCTTTGTTCACATAGTGAATAAAATTATTCAACTCTGTTTAATAACGCTATTTTAGCTTAAGTTGGCTAAAATGTTATAAGTTATTCACATTGAGAATTTTAACTTCTTAAAACTGTGAAAATTTATTCACACATTTAAAAATATCAAAGGCATGCACAGATGAATATAGGACAGAAAGTACTTTTTGAACTGAAAAAAGAGATCAGTGAAGTAGAATATGAACGATATATTAAAAACCTTACCTATGATACCAAACGTTCTCGAAGTAATATTGTCTATTTTAATGCCCCCAATATGATCATTGCAAAATGGATCAAAAGTAAATATACTGAAAAACTCATGCATCTTTTTGAATTGCAAAACGAAATAAAACCAGAAATAGAAATTACCGTGGGTAAACAAAAAGATCAACGTTCAGCACCAGCTGCAAAACAGGCTAGCGAAAAAAGCCATTCTAAAAGTACTTACCTCAATCCCTCTTTGACCTTTGAAAGTTTTATCGTGGGAAATTCCAACCAATTTGCCTATACTACTGCA is a window of Sulfurovum sp. TSL6 DNA encoding:
- a CDS encoding murein L,D-transpeptidase, with product MTLNPLHAEALSIDNISAHIQKGLQTRISGQNKPIIQDIYAQTGDKPLWIGNQNKTRTSHLIQALNDPLFNYKNKSFDQISIKHLFYQLDNGEISQAKQASAYAKLDLVLTSSFVRLVRFIVQGDVDWNMVQEKLNSLEQSDDITARWEMEPKPFPDHDELISAIENDTLYAYLTSLLPMEKRYRKLVTLLNDYRRMDKFPKIKYSKKTLKLGDRSSRIKEIKRRLQITGDYPKKAPIDNKFDQTLKRAVMTYQKRYLIKVTGMVDRTTTYYLNLPAKNNIQAIITNLDKTKLYPKQFEDEYIEVNIPDFNLRYYKEGEQIMKKGIVVGRIDRPTPLFSNAIRYMVLNPTWTITDNLVKRDLIPVFRKDPMYLEENNIHAFRGKKEVEVTPEMLAPYEKSEEKVPYRFVQFPGDNNALGRVKFMFPNKYDVYLHDTDNKSLLSRRYKIYSSGCMRLEKPFDLVSLLLEHVRKSYSQNEIDEILESNEPKIIGLRQTVPIHMLYFTVYEEDGLAYFKNDIYLYDKIIEESVVGNKKATFTVPKKRMISVKKNARPLSN
- the ruvC gene encoding crossover junction endodeoxyribonuclease RuvC, producing the protein MNILGIDPGSRNLGYCIIYWDGKKFSLIEAGLLKIKAKELQEQIVELVEGIDVILKAHKVDEVAIEDIFFAYNPKSVLKLAQFRGALSLKILQEVGYFYEYTPLQVKKAVTGNGKADKEQVAFMVKRLFGIKKEIKPLDITDAMAIALTHLQRVKLRKKSN